AATTGGTCATATGGATgtcaaaaaatttcatcatctgTTGACTTCTGGTGTGGATAACATTTTGTTTGCGGACTCTGCCAATAAAATCGCCAAAGAATCATTGAATCTGATTAACGAATCCAGTCACGATATATTAGAATACATTATACTGGAAGTTTTGGAAGTTGCAGGGATTGAATCGAAAGAATCTAGCATATTCCGTCTTTACAATAAATACTGGATTCCTGAATTAGTATACGCCAACCCTTCTTTGTTAGAAAAAGGTATTATAGAAACCACTTGGTTGAAATATTTGctataaataaatcattagtCAACAAAAGACATCTTTACAAGTAAATAGGTGTAATCGTTAAATAAAGTTGTATAATTAATCAAAGCGCTGTGTCTTGTCTGTATTTCTTATGTATGTAAAATGCGGaatttgaatgattttttttgaagGATCACATAACACACGCAccagagaaaaaaaaatgaaacgACTAATAagagtaaaaaaaatattcaatctAGAAGTAACTAAACCATTTCAGTATAAACCACACTCTATATCCATTAAATCTTTCCTTGATATCATAAACATGGCCAATAATCAACTTCCATTTCACGTTCGTGCAACAGATGCTGTGCATAGATTAACTGTTTTAGGTTTGGTGGGAATATGTGTTGTTGGAGGTGGTTCAATAGCTTTTAATATTTGGGCCAATTCTGATTATGCTCCATGGAATAAAGAAAAGTTGAAATTCcaacaagaacaatatCACAATACTAagaaagatgaagaagaataagtCGATTGGTTATcgtttattgatttaactTCTGGTTTATTAGAATATGAAATTACAAATGTGTACATAGtttaattatataaaaaaaaatctatatAAAAAGGTAAATTGAAAACCCATCAGGAAACTGTAGACTTTCGTTTTCTAGCACTGGCAATCTCATCAGGTAATTTCCTCTTCCTAATAAATTCGTCTTCATCATggatctttttctttttaggCTTTTTTAATGGTAATTTTGAATGTGACAAGCCCTTTTGTCTTAAGATCAGTATGTTTTCTTCATTGATATCactatttttcttcaagtTTAATGGATCAAGCATTACAATATCGAAATCACAGAAATCGACATTGCAATTTGGACATTTCTTCtctgttttggtttttgaaAACTCGTTCAACGCCTTTTTGGAAATCAAACAGCCACATGATCGTAGGTACAAGTAAGATTTTTGAACTTCTTTGGTCACTGGGCATTCAATGAATGGTTCTTTGTTAATGATCGTCCATGATACTGTTACTGGACAGATGTCTTTTAGCAGTTTGATATGGGAAAATTCCGATTTAACACTGTGTTTATTCGTTTTAATATCCAATAAGTATTGTAGTAGTTTCTCTTTGATGTACAACTTGCCCTTGTAATCACTAACTATAGgatcattattataaagAGGTAGACTAGAAAGATGGCATACTTTGATTAAATCCTCTTCTTTATCTTCACCTCTTTGTGCATCTCCATTGGTTCTATTTGtcaatgatgataataaatcttGCCTTTTGGCAATGGTTCCACCGTCAGCACCCATATAGTTGTTTACAAAAATAAGTATAAATAGATAAAATTGTCAAACAGTGTGTAGAatgtaaaagaaaaaatagaatcaaTCTTCGcaaggaaaaaaattatctgAAAATCTATTCTTTCCACAATCCTAAAAGAACAGGGAACAATGTCTGCAGCCGAACCTACCAATATAGATTTAAATTCATTACCTCCTCAGCAATTGATTGAGTTTCGTAAATCGATAGATGAGGAAATCACCCATTTCACACAATCCTTGCAAGCCTTGTCTGCAGCCCAGTCAAAGTTGAAAGATTGTATTTCCAGTATAAATAACTTGGAACAATCcaaagaaaatgatttattagttCCATTAACAAGCTCCTTATATATACCTGGCCAAGTGGtaacaagaaataaatatttggtGGATATAGGTACAGGATATTATGTTGAAAAACTGGCCGACAAAGCTAAATTAggttacaacaacaaaattaaaaaattggacGATGATGCTAAGAAGTTGAAAAACATTCTAGTGCAAAAGAACGAGTTATTAAACACAgtgaatttgatattaaGAAGAAAAGTAATCGAAATGGAGCAAGAGCAAGAGGGATCATCTGCAGGTGTAactaattgatttattcgAAGAAAACTACATAGTCTATAGACCTCATGTATCATAATctttatttgaaataaaagGTTCCAGGAATACTTTTTTAagattttccaattttttagCTCCCAATCCAGGAATACTGGCAAGTCCAAtaccatcatcattatcattttggCAGCTTTGAAGTACAATTTCTTTCACTGACTTACAATTTGCTAGTAGATTTGAGACATCAGTTTTATTGACCAGTTTGATACCAGTGAAAGCTTTCACTACACTTGAATTGTAGTCACTTCCTTTGGTACCTTCAATAATCTTCCTCCCCTTTAGGGGTGCCTTATCTAGTTGTTTACATAATGCAATGTAATTAGCAGCCTCTTCGTATGACCACGCCAATACTAACGACAAGTCATGCTTGATACAAAAATCCAGTAACTTACGCAATAGGTCTTGATGGGAATCGACATCTACAACAACTAGTAACACTCTTAATGCGTCATCGCCTCTCGTATGAACTGTTGATGAGCCttgatttagttttttcCATCGATTCCAAATATGTTCCGGGTGAAGCTTGTGGTACTTTAACGTCAAGAATATAATCTGAAACTTTGGATTAATATAGTAATCCGAGAGAAGAGACTTGTCAAATGACCATGGCGTTGCTTGCATAATCGGTGTGGATAATAATGGATTACCTTCTTGTGATCTGGATACTAGAATGTCACTTGGCCCAGAAGTTTGTGTTCGCTTCGTGCTAGGTTTTacactattattattcctTTTTGGAGGAATAGGTTTTGCAGTTGATTCATTCAATGTTGctttttggtatttttcatttgtgaCGTTGGTGT
This genomic stretch from Candida albicans SC5314 chromosome 1, complete sequence harbors:
- a CDS encoding uncharacterized protein (Ortholog of C. dubliniensis CD36 : Cd36_61610, C. parapsilosis CDC317 : CPAR2_107530, Candida tenuis NRRL Y-1498 : CANTEDRAFT_115252 and Debaryomyces hansenii CBS767 : DEHA2D02200g), with the translated sequence MANNQLPFHVRATDAVHRLTVLGLVGICVVGGGSIAFNIWANSDYAPWNKEKLKFQQEQYHNTKKDEEE
- the RAD10 gene encoding Rad10p (Ortholog of S. cerevisiae Rad10, an endonuclease involved in nucleotide excision repair; mutant is extremely sensitive to UV irradiation; transcript repressed in alkaline conditions), with the protein product MSNTKDNANDIDASSFASILAGVQKMREDAGSIPSQDPTLAEVNHDTQPNASSLNAIQPPAPVPAPPPQTHTNVTNEKYQKATLNESTAKPIPPKRNNNSVKPSTKRTQTSGPSDILVSRSQEGNPLLSTPIMQATPWSFDKSLLSDYYINPKFQIIFLTLKYHKLHPEHIWNRWKKLNQGSSTVHTRGDDALRVLLVVVDVDSHQDLLRKLSDFCIKHDLSLVLAWSYEEAANYIALCKQLDKAPLKGRKIIEGTKGSDYNSSVVKAFTGIKSVNKTDVSNLLANCKSVKEIVLQSCQNDNDDGIGLASIPGLGAKKLENLKKVFSEPFISNKDYDT
- the GIM5 gene encoding Gim5p (Putative heterohexameric cochaperone prefoldin complex subunit; macrophage/pseudohyphal-repressed gene and macrophage-induced protein), with translation MSAAEPTNIDLNSLPPQQLIEFRKSIDEEITHFTQSLQALSAAQSKLKDCISSINNLEQSKENDLLVPLTSSLYIPGQVVTRNKYLVDIGTGYYVEKSADKAKLGYNNKIKKLDDDAKKLKNILVQKNELLNTVNLILRRKVIEMEQEQEGSSAGVTN
- a CDS encoding uncharacterized protein (Ortholog of S. pombe replication termination factor Rtf2; Spider biofilm induced): MGADGGTIAKRQDLLSSLTNRTNGDAQRGEDKEEDLIKVCHLSSLPLYNNDPIVSDYKGKLYIKEKLLQYLLDIKTNKHSVKSEFSHIKSLKDICPVTVSWTIINKEPFIECPVTKEVQKSYLYLRSCGCLISKKALNEFSKTKTEKKCPNCNVDFCDFDIVMLDPLNLKKNSDINEENISILRQKGLSHSKLPLKKPKKKKIHDEDEFIRKRKLPDEIASARKRKSTVS